The genomic stretch GGTGACGCCGAACGTCGTGCGCGATGGCGGCGGTGCCGGCGTCGGCGAGCGTACCCGCTGGGGTGGCAGCATTCTGGCGGTGACGCCGCAGGCGGAGACGACCTGCATCGAGATCCTGAGCCGCCCGCTGGATGGCAGCGCGCGGCCGATGATCACCGACGCGAGCTTCGGCCGCTTCCTCGCCTGCGGACCGGGGTTCTACGATCCGGCCGTCTATGCCAAGGATCGCAGTGTCACCGTGCTGGGGACGGTGGAAGGCGTGACCGAGGGCACGGTCGACGCGGCGCCGTACCGCTTTCCGCGGCTGCGCATCGAGAGCGCGTATCTCTGGCCCATCGCCGCGTACCTGCCGCCGCCGTACTACGGTCCCTACTGGGGCCCGCCGTTCTGGTACGGGCCGGTCTGGGGACCGTATTGGTACGGACCGGCCTGGGGGCCTTACTGGTACGGCCCTTGGGGCTGGTAGGACGGCAACGCGCCGTGCACAACGTGCGCTTCTGCCACTGGGCGCCGCGTCCGCGCGTTTCAGTTCCCACTCTGAGGCAGTGAGGTCGAGCCCGAAGGGCGCCTTGACGGCTGCACCGACTGTTCGCGTCCCTGACCGCCCACGCCCGCGGACAAGGGGGTGATGCACCGTCCGACCCCGTCGCGGATAATATCGCTGTCATGTCAGGGAGAACACGAAAATGAAAGGTCCGACCCGCATTCCATTAGTCTTTCTATTGCTCGTCACCGCGTGCGCCGGGAAGGTCGACTATGTCCGCCCGACTCCGCCGGAGAAGTTATCAAACTCGAAGGTCATCGAGAAGCCGAGAGAAGTAGTCTGGAATGCGGCGGTTCCGGCCCTCGGTAAGCAGTTCTTCGTCATC from Betaproteobacteria bacterium encodes the following:
- a CDS encoding Slp family lipoprotein, whose translation is MRVYSYLWLIAVLSAGCASVPQTLQAPQLSSVTPNVVRDGGGAGVGERTRWGGSILAVTPQAETTCIEILSRPLDGSARPMITDASFGRFLACGPGFYDPAVYAKDRSVTVLGTVEGVTEGTVDAAPYRFPRLRIESAYLWPIAAYLPPPYYGPYWGPPFWYGPVWGPYWYGPAWGPYWYGPWGW